The genomic interval TGACCTCGAAGACGATGACGTGGCCGGATCCGCCGCCCTCGCCACCCGTGCTCACACCCTGCTCGGAGGACGTTTCAGAGCCGGAGGACATGTCAGTCTCGGAGGAGCCGCAGGCAGCCAGGCCGACGGCGACGATGCCGAGCGAGCCGAGACCGAAGAGACGGCGGGGCAGAACGGACACGGGAACTCTCCTGGGACGTCGGGAAAACAGAAGGGCAGAAAAAACCTACACCCCGCGCGCGGCCACGAGAGCGCACAGCCTCACTGCCGTCTGAGACGCGGGGCACGATCGCCACCACCCGTGCCGCCCAGGGCAACGGCGGCCGAGACCAGGACGAGCCCCACGACCTCCCACACGTTGGGCAACTGGGCGAGCATGACGACGCCGACCAGGAGCGAGGTTGCCGGGAACAGGGCCTGCAGGAGGGAGAAGGTGTCCGAGCGTAGGCGCCCGAGGATCACCTGGTCGATGACGTAGGGCACCACCGTGGACATGACGGCCACACCCAGCACCCTGAGGAAGGTGGGCGGGTCCACGAAGGCTGTGCCCGCCGTCGTCACCGCCAGAGGCAGGTAGAAGAGGCTGCCGGCCACCGAGGCGACGGCGAGGGAGTCGAGCCCCGCACCGGCGCCCGCCACCGCCCGACCAGTGAGGATGTAGGCGGCCCACGCTCCTCCGGCCGCCAGGGCCACGACGATGCCGAGGCGCTGGACGGGGTCGTTCATGTCCAGTCCGAGGCCCCCGATGGCGACGACGCCCGCCAGGGCCATGACACCGGCGACGCGCGGGCGCCAGCCCCGGCCGGTAGCCAGCGCGACGATGACGGGCCCGAGGAACTCGATGGAGACCACGGTGCCCAGCGGCAGCAGCTCAATGGAGGCGTAGAAGAGGACGTTCATCGTGGCGGTGGCGACCCCGAAGGCGGCGCTGGTGGCCAGGCTCCGCGTGCTCCAGTGCCGCAGCCACGGGCGCCGCCAGGCGAGCAGCACGAGGGCGCCGATGGTGATGCGCCACCAGGCCACCGTCGTCGAGGGCATGAGGCCGAACAGCGCGACGGCGAAGCCCGCGCCGACATAGGTCGATAACCCGGACAGGATGACGAGCAGCGGGGCGGGGATGGCCCGCACGAGAGCACCGGGCGTCCGGGGGGCCGGGCCGGGCATGGGCGGGAGGGAGGTGGGCACGCTTCCCATTGTCAACCGGCTCAGACCGGGGCGCGTACCTCAGATCAGGGTCGCGGTGGCCAGCCCGGCGGCGGTCTGGCGTGAGACGACGGCGAGCCCGGCCGGCACCTCAGCCATCTGCGCTCACCGGCTCCAGATCCACCCAGGTGGCGGCGTGGTCGGAGACGACGAGGCTGCGCACGCCCCAGGCGGTG from Actinomyces respiraculi carries:
- a CDS encoding EamA family transporter, coding for MPTSLPPMPGPAPRTPGALVRAIPAPLLVILSGLSTYVGAGFAVALFGLMPSTTVAWWRITIGALVLLAWRRPWLRHWSTRSLATSAAFGVATATMNVLFYASIELLPLGTVVSIEFLGPVIVALATGRGWRPRVAGVMALAGVVAIGGLGLDMNDPVQRLGIVVALAAGGAWAAYILTGRAVAGAGAGLDSLAVASVAGSLFYLPLAVTTAGTAFVDPPTFLRVLGVAVMSTVVPYVIDQVILGRLRSDTFSLLQALFPATSLLVGVVMLAQLPNVWEVVGLVLVSAAVALGGTGGGDRAPRLRRQ